The genomic region TAAAGATTTGTATAATTTTAATTTAAAAGAAGATGTAAAGTTACTGACCATAGGTGATGAGGTAAAAGAAATAGATGAATATCTTTTAAACATACAAAACATAGAAATTTTCATTTTGCATAAGTACAATAAGGATAGGTTTGATGATTTATTTCTTGAAAATAAAACTTACATGAAGGATGAGCTAATAAAAATTAGAAAGTTTTTCACTAGCTCTAAGTTTAAAAATTACGTTAGTAACCATAAAAATATAAGATTTATAAATGGAAATTTATCGAATAAGTCTTTTATATTTAATAATGATAGAAGTTATATTATAAATTTTTATAATGCATCTATTGATTTATTTATTAAGGACATAGGTATTTTATCTGAGAAGGCAATATTCAATATTAATGTGGATGAGTTTAAAACATTTATTATAAATTTTTTGAGTAACTTTGAAGGAAATATTAATGAACATATAGAGATGTTATTTAATTATATTAGACTTAATAATCGCATGTTTAAATGGTTTAATACTCAATACAAAAACATTCATTATAGTGGTAGAAAAGTTGATTTAGATAGTAAGATATCAGAAATTTATATGTATAAACAAAATATTAACGATTTTATAAATATATTATCCTTCACTTAGTGTGAAGGTTTTTTTATAGTTTGTTGTTATTTATAATGTGTTTTAATAGAGAATCGCATCCAGCTTTAACGAGTTCAAATGTTAAATCAAAATTTCTTGTATAATAAGGATCAGGAATAAATTTATGTGATGTATTTTCAATAAAATCTGTTAATTTATACACTTTTATATTAGGATTTATGTTCATGACATCATTCATATTTGAATCATCCATAACAATTATATAATCGTTTGTATTTAAATCTTTTTCTGTAAGTTTTTTTAGATACAATGTTTGAAAAATCTATATTTAATTTTTTAAGGATTGTTTGAGTACCGTGATGAGGAGGATTTCCCACATTGTATCCAGATGTAGCCCTAGATGATACGTTAATTTTATCACTAAGATTATTTTGTTTAATGATATGTCGCATATAGGCCTCACTCATTGGAGATCTGCAAATATTGCCCAAACATATGAATAAAATATTGACCAAAGTAATCACCTCAAATATAATTTTCTTAAGATTATATCATAATATAATTATAAATAGATGTTGTTTTTATTGGTATATTTCGTATAAAATTAAGTATAGACTCAAATACTAACTATTAAGATAATAATCAGTAGGGGTGAAATAAGAAGAATGTACATATATTCACACTTAAACATAACAGATGTTTTAGAAATAATTAGGAAAGTGAATCCCGTAAAGATATTAGACGTTAATGTTGGATTTGGACGTTGGGGCATCTTGTGTAGAGAATTATTAGAGAGAGACAATATGGGAAAGGTTCGAAGGCCTGACTTATGGAATATTAAGATAGACGGAATAGAAAATATCACTAGTTCTTGTATACAAACCTATCATGATATCTTTTATGATAATATATATAGGCAAGATTTAGAGGGATTCTTTAAAAACCATTTAGCACTATATGATTTAACAATTTTTTCAAATGTATTGGAATATAGGTCAAGAGAAGAAAGTATTAGAATGTTAAGTAGTGCAATGGAGATATCGAGATTTATATTGGTTTATGTTAAACTTGGAAAACATAATGATCAATACACACCAGATGAAAGACAAGTTAGTATCTGGAAAAAAGAGGATTTTAATGGATATGATGTTGTTAACAATATCATTTTAAATGATAGATATGGAAATAAATATGGGATTTTCTTGATTGAGTGTAATACGATTAAGAGAATATACAATAAAAATGTTGTTATATATGGAATAGATGATTATTTTGATTTATGTGTTAAACCATTTATAGATGAAAATAAAATCATATGTTTTATGGAAGAGAATGTATTTAAACAAGGACTTTTTCATATGGGAAAGATAATTCATACTATAAAGGGAGTTAAAAAAATAAAGGATGATTTTGTAATAATAATAGCAAGTGTATTTTATAGAGAAATAAGGAAAAAACTTGAGGCCGCTAGCTTATATAATTTTATATAATTGTAATTTTTGACGCAAGACCTAATTCTTGTGTCTTATTATTTTTTAAAGGATATTTTTCATTTAATATTGAATTCTTGGTTTAATATAATTTTAATAATGTTCTAGAAATAATTTATTTTAAATAATGTAAAATTGATTGAAGTTTTTTAAAAATAATGTATTTAATGAATGATTTATTTAGGAGAGATTGATATTATGGACAATTTGAGTACAGAGGTAGTCACAGGAAAAGTTCGTTTTAATTGTGTGTATTTATGGGAACCTAGAATTATTAATAGTAATCCTGAATATTCAGTATGTTTATTAATACCAAAATCAGATGAAAGGACACTGAATGATATTAGACAGGCTATGAAAAATGCAAAGGAAATAGGGATAAGTATTTTAAATTACAATATGGATTTAGATCTTAAAATGCCATTAAGAGATGGCGATATTGAACGATCAGATGAGGTTTACGAAGGATGTTATTTTATGTATGCTAGTAGTGCTAATAAGCCACTTATATTAGATGAATTTAACAATCAAATTAATAATAAGGAAGATTTTTATAATGGTTGTTATGGATATGCATCAATTAATTTTTATGCTTTTAATACAGATAAGAATAAAGGCATAGCGTGTAGGATTAATAATATTGTCAAGATTGAAAATGGAGATTTACTAGATGATAAATCGACTGTAAAAGAAGATATGATATCTATAGAGGCTATAAAATTAGAAAATTTAGAAGGTTTTATGGTTTAGTGAAATTATATAAATTTAGATATAAAGTATTTTGTTTCATAGAAGTTTGAAACTTGTTTGTTATAGAGTTCTATAGAGCAAATGCAGAGCATTTGCTCTATATTTTTTATAGGAAAAGATACAATTAATTTAATGATTTCTCATTAAAAGATACTATTTCAAAATTTTATATTTGTATATAATTAAAACATTAAATAGAACAAGCAAAACAATATATAAATAATTTTTAGTAGATGATTAATATGTTAAAAGATAAGATTAAGAAGATAGTATCAGCGGTGGTTTTAGGGGCATTGTTAACAATTGGAGTAGGAAGTATAAAATCAATGGCAACAACAGACAATACACAACAACAAAATTTATAAGAAGTTTATATGGACTTTGATAGTGTAGACGGAGATTATTATGAATATGATGAGTCTACTTACTCTGAGATTATAAAAGAATTGCTAGATTCAGGATATATAGATCAAGCTAAAGCTGATAGGTTTATACAAAATATTAATTCTGAATCAGTACAAGCGGAAATTATTAAAGAGTATAATTTATATGCAGTTGATTCATATGTGAAAGAAGGATATTATAGTGCGGAAGCTGGGGAATTAGAGAAGCAGTTAATAGAAGCACAATATGCAGGGAATGATGCACTAGTTGAAGAGTTAAATAATAAATATATGGAACAATTAGAAAAAGATGGAGTGGTTTTTGATCTTTATGATAATACGTATTATCAAGATGCTGTGGATCATCTATTGAGTGAAGGATATATAGATCAAGCTAAAGCTGATAGCTTTACACAAAACATTGATTTTGAATCAGTACAAGCAGAAATTGTTAAAGATTATACTTTATACGCAATTGATTTATGGGTAAAAGATGGATATTACAGTGAAGAGACTGGAAAATTAGAGAAACAAATAGTAGAAGCAGAATATGCGGGGAATGATTCACTAGCTGAAGAGTTAAGGAATAAATACATGGAACAATTAGAGAATGATGAACTAGCAAGTTTTTATGAACTTGGATAAGAAATTATTTAGATATGATGGTATTTTAAGAAAGCTTTATAATAAAGCTTTCTTTTTTTATGTGAGTGTATCTTTTACATAAACAACATCACAATTTAAATGAGTGAATAATGGTTCTATTGATGTTTTGAATTCTCCAATTTCGTAATTTAAAGATTGGTTAAATAAAATTTGATTTGTTACATTGTTCATAACTAATAGATTTCCACTTGAAATATCATAGGTAACTGATAAGTCTGTATCATTAGATCTTATGTAATTTAATAAATCGTCGATTGAGTCGAACATAATAACACCTCCTAATTTATACATAATTTAATTATTTCAAGTAAATTAGAAATTATTCAACATATTTTAAAAAAATTAGTTTGTGTGGTAGAATTGCAGTATGGTTTTAATAGGAGGAATGTATGTTAGAGCGGTGGATTTTGAGAAATAGAAATACCTTAATAGAAGGGATAGAAAAGCTTGAAGTATCTAGCAAGCTTTTAAAGATACTCATTAATAGAGATTTTAAAAATTTTGATGATATGAGAAGTTATATGTATCCGAGTGAGGTTTTATTAAATGATCCATTTGAATTAAAAGATTTTCAAAAGGTTATTGATATTTTGATTTCATTAATTGAAAGTGGAGATAAGATAAGAATTGTTGGCGATTATGATGTTGATGGTATAATTAGTGTCTACATATTATATACAACTTTTAAGAATATTGGAATTGATGCTGATTTTGTAATACCTGATAGGGTTAAAGACGGTTATGGAATAAATAAAAAGATAGTTAGTGAGGCTAAAAATGATGGAGTTAAGGTTTTAATAACGTGTGATAATGGTATAGCTGCTATTGATGTTATAAAGTTTGCAAAAGAGAATGATTTAATTGTAATTGTTACGGATCATCATGATATTCAAATTATACACGGTGAAGATGGAAATTGTGATAGGGTTTTGCCTGATGCTGATGCGATTTTAAATCCAAAGCAAGATGAGTGTGCATATAAGTTTAAAAAACTTTGTGGAGCTGGTATTTGTTTTAAGCTTTGTTCTGAGCTATATAAGAAGTTTGGGTTAGAATATAAGATAGATGATTTGATAGAGGTAACTGCTATTGCAACTATTTGTGATGTTGTTGATTTGGAAGATGAAAATAGATTTTTAGCAAAGAAGGGTATTGAGTTATTAAGATCAACAAATAATATTGGCTTGAATGCTATAATTGATATAAATTCTATATCAAGAGAAAATATTTCTTCGTATGAGATAGGTTATATAATTGGTCCTTGTTTGAATGCACTTGGAAGGCTTGAGAGTGGTATGAAGGGACTAGATTTATTATTGTGTGATGACAATGATAAGGTTTATGAACTCGCATCAGAAATAAAGGATTTAAACGATAGAAGGAAGTCTATGACTTTGGATGGTTTTATTGAGTGTTTAAATATAGTTATGGATGAAGGATACTTCAATTCAGATATAATTGTTGTTTATAATGAAAATATTCATGAAAGCATAGCGGGTATAATTGCTGGAAGGATTAAGGAAAGGTTTTATAAGCCTACAATTGTTTTAACAAAAGGTGAGGAAATTTGTAAAGGATCGGCTAGGTCAATTGAGGGAATAAATATTTTTGATTTAATTTCTGAAAATCGAGATATACTTGAGACATTTGGAGGTCATCCTATGGCTGCAGGATTATCTATTAGAGAAGAAAATATAAATTTATTTAGAGATAGATTGAATTCATCAAATAGAATTGATAAGGAGAAGTATTTAAATACTGTGTATATTGATATCTTTTGTCCAATTCAGGATATAGATTATGATTTTGTCAGAGATTTGGACAAACTTGAGCCATTTGGAAAATCAAATCCAAAACCAATTATTGGTGATAAAAGGTTAAGATTATATTCCATCAAAAGAATTGGTAAAAATAGGAATTATATTTCTATGAAATTAATTTCGAGGGATAACAAAATTTTTGATTTTGTTTATTTTGGATATGCTGATGAATTTGATAAATCATTTAGTAATTATTATTCAAGAGTTGATCTCGAGAAACTATATTCTGGAAGATGTAATATGAACAGTCAATTTTTTATTGATGTTTTATATGAAGTTAAGATAGATAATTATAATTTTAGTGAGACGATAAAGTATTTTTTATTAAAGTATAGATTTTAAAGGTGATTTTATGGAAATATATGAGCTTGATAAGCAGATTGACATTATTAATTCGTTTAACGATATTGTTTTGGTTACAGATCTTAACAATATCATTAGATCGTATAATAAAAGGGCCTATGAATCATTTTCATTTGATAAGGATTTTTTAAGAGATAAAAGTATAATTGATTTTATTAGTGCGTTTGAAGTAAGAATATATGATGAATTTATTGATGGGAAAAATTTTGATTTAACGAGCAAAATGCCAAGGAATATATTGAACTATGATATGAAGACTGTTGTTTTTAAGAGAGTTTTTAAGCGTAAAGAATTATTTTTTAAGCTTGGGATTTATGAACATAAGTTATATGGTAGGGAAATAATAGGAAATATTTACATATTGACGGATATAACGGACATTTATATGGCTTATAATGATTTAAGTAAAAATAATGAAGCGATGAGAAATTATATTGTTGATATGAAGGGTCTCATTGATATAAAGCATAGATTGAATAAAAAGAAACATAATCAATTTATACATATAAATAATATAATTAACAATTTGCATGAAGGAATCATAGTAGTAGATAATATGTTTTCTGAAATTTACTGTAATGATGTCTATAAAAACACTTTTGATTTTACAGCAAGAGAATTTTTATCTTTAAAATTTTTGGATAATTATAAGGTTGAATCTATAGGAAATAATTTTATTGATATTAGAGAATTTTTGAAAAATATTAAATGTAAGAATGAAAAGCGGACGGGGCAATTTTTATTTAAGAATATTGAATATAATATTGAAAAATATTTTCAAATAACACTGAACACGATAGATTATCATGAAAATTCTAAGCTTAAATATCATAATATAATTACATTTTCAGATATAACTCAGCTTAAAATTCAAGAGTTGTTGAAGGATGATTTTTTTAATATGGTATCTCATGAATTAAGAACACCTATTACTTTAATAAAATCATCTCTTCAGGCACTTGAAAATTTGTGTAAAAACGAACTGACGATGGGCATGAAAAAATATTTGAGTATGATGAATAAAAATAGCTCAAGATTGTTAAAACTCATTAATAATATTTTGGATTTATCGAGAGCTGAATCTGGTTATATGTTACCTGTTATGAGTTATTTTGATATAGTAATTATAACAGAAGACATAGTTACATCAATAAATTTGCATGCTAATCATAAAAAGAACATAAAGGTTATATTTGAACCAAATGTAGAGGAAGAATATTTATTTTTTGATAAGGATATGTACGAGAAAATTTTACTTAATTTATTATCTAATGCAATTAAATTTACTCCAAATAATAAGATGGTTTATGTTAATTTGATTATAAATAGTGATAATTTTGTATTGAAAGTAAGAGATCAAGGGATAGGAATACCTAAAGATAAATTAGATGGTGTTTTTGATAAATTTAGTCAGGTTAACTCTGTTTTAAGTCGTGGTGCAGAGGGAAGTGGAATAGGATTATCTATAGTTAAGAGATTTGTAGACATTTTGAAAGGTAAAATTGTTGTTAATAGTGATATTGGAATTGGGACAGAATTTATTTTAACATTTGATAGATCTATTGTAGACAATAATTTTGATACAATTGAGGAGGATATATTGATAAATGATGAGATTGATGTTAAAGTAGATATTCATTTTTCTGATATTTATCCTTAAACTAAGATTAAATTAGAATTTATTTTAATATAAAGAGGGTATTCTAGATGAGTAAGAAGATTATATTAACTGGTGGTGGGACGGCAGGCCATGTTATTCCAAATATTGCAATAATACCTAAATTAAAGGAAATTGGATATGATATTGTTTATATTGGAAGCAGGACTGGGATAGAAAAAGAGCTAATACAGGCACATAAAATTAAGTATTATGGTATAAGTACGGGTAAGCTCAGACGTTATTTTGACATGAATAATTTTAAAGATCCCTTTAGAATAGTTAAGGGTGTTTTTGAGGCAGTTAAAATAATGAGAGATGAAAAACCTGATATTGTATTTTCAAAAGGTGGATTTGTTGCTATACCTGTAATATTAGGGGCATTTATAAATAAAATTCCTATTGTTTCTCATGAGTCAGATATCACTCCAGGACTTGCAAATAAAATTGCTATGCCTTTTATAAAAACTATATGTACGACTTTTCCAGAAACGGAGAGATATATTGGAAGTAAAAAAATTGAGCTTACAGGTACTCCAATACGGAAAGAACTATTTTTAGGAAGTGAAATAAAGGGGAAAGAAATTTGTAAATTTAAGAATAATAAGCCTATTATACTTGTAATGGGAGGAAGTCAAGGTTCTACTTTTATAAATAATTTAATACGTAAGAATTTGGATAGACTTTTGGTTAAATTTAATATAATTCACATTTGCGGCAAAAATAATCTAGATAACAGTTTAGATAATAAGGAAGGATATATTCAAAATGAATATATTAAATCTGAATTACCTCATTTATTTAAAATAAGTAGCTTAATAATATCAAGAGCGGGATCAAATAGTATATATGAAATACTTGCGTTAAGAAAACCTAACATACTGATTCCATTATCAAGACGAGCTAGTAGAGGAGATCAAATTTTAAATGCAAAGTCTTTTTTTGACAGGGGATTTAGTGAATTTATAGAGGAAGAAGATATAAAGAGTTTTGATGAATTAAATAATTTAATTAATAAGGTTTATGATAATAGAGAGATGTATATAAACAATATGAATATAAATTCTGATAATCCAATTAAAAATATAATTAATGTTATAGTTAAATATTCAAAATAAGAAAGGAGAATTCAATTTTAAGTTGAATTCTCCTTTTATGTTATAAAATTTTTATAGATACCAGATGTCAATATATTTAAAAGTTTGTCTGAAACTATCATATACCACTGATTATTTTTTTTAGATAATTGTATATCTAATATGCTGGAAAATTTATATTTTGTAGATTTTAACGATTCTAAAAAAATTTCGTATTTATTTTCATCATCTGGAAAAGATGGATCATTTTTAAAAAAGTTTATTATGTGCTTAGCTATATCGTAATATGTAAATCTTATTTTAAGTGTTGATGAGTTAAAAAATGTTTTTGAGGATAATATTTCGTAATCTATGTTGAACATCATATTTTGTATTTCGCTAATTATTTCCATTTTACTCTCATTGTCTGATTGACTTAATACATTATCAAACACATGATTTATATTTGGTATAGAGATATTTAATAAATATTTATTGGCTTGTTCAATATCTTTTGAGGTATATGAATTAATAAAATTTTGAAATGTGATTTCACTATCTTTAGATATTGATAGGGAAAATAGGATAGCAAAACCTAAGACTATAGAAATTAGTATTACACAACAAAATTTTAATAATATATTTTTACTTGTAATTTTCACATTACTCCGTCCTTTATATTAGATTATTTTAAAATTAAAAGGTGATCTTATGAAAAAGAATAACAAAAAATTAAAGAATTATACTGATAGAAAATTAATTAATTTAAGATTATTACAAATAAGGTTAATAAGTAGATTAAATGCACCTGATTTGGAGTACAAGCTATATAATTTACAACAATTAATTACTATTCTTGAAGAAGATGAATTTTATGATCATAAATTAGGTAAACAATACTTAGAAGATATAAAAAATAATAATTTTAATTGCATTGAGCAGTTTAAAGAGGATAATTCAACTATAGATTTAAATTTTCAAAGTGATTTTAAAGAATTAACATATAACCTTAGAAAGATAATTTACGATGGAAATTATGAAAAAGCAATAGAACTTGGAAATAAAATAGGAGAAATATATCAAAAAAAGGATTTAATATGGTTTTTAATAGCTTTATGTCATGACTTAAATGGTGATAAAGAAGAAAGTGTATTCTATTATAAACGATCTATATTGTTAAATGAATCAGAAGTTAAATATTATTATTATTTAGCTAATGTATATATAGATATAGGGGATTTAGAAAATGCTAATAAATATATTTCGTATGCATTAAAATTAGATTGTGAAAGCAGATATATACTTGAATCCCATGCTTATATTTTATTACACAACAATCAGTATGATAGTGCAATTAGTATTTTTAAAGAATTTATGTCTGATACTGAACAGTATAAAAATGTCAATAGAATAATTTCAATTATATATTTTTTGAAGGGTATTAATTATTCTTATAAATCAAAGGATGGATATCTTTATAACATAGATAAGAATGATACTTATAATGTTATTGCGTGTATAGATAAGGCTATGGATTTTGATAGTAGCGATTTATATTTTAAGGAGCATATTGATAATGCAAGAAATTCTTTAAAAATGTGTTTTGATTTAAAGAGAATATGGATTCTTTTGATAACGAGTTTATTTTATATATTAAATGTTCCTTTTATTAAAGTTTTAGTTATTATTATGTTGTTTGTTATATTTATATCTAGTTTTAAAATGGTATGTGTACTTGAAAGATTTAAAATAACAAATGATGGGAGTAAAATAGATAATTTCTGTGATAGAATAAATAAAGTATTTTATTTTAAAAGATAGTTGAAATTGGAGGTATCAAGTTGACTACATTGTATGAACATAATATATTGGGATCTAAGATTTCGATGATTAGTGCTATTTTTAATATACCATTTCTTGTTGGAGAAGGTACAATCTGTTTATATGAGCAAGGAATAACTCTTTTAGATAAAAATGGCAATGAAAAATACATTATAGGATTGGATGAATTAGTTATTAGCTATGAATCCTTTGTTAACACAAGAAATTTAAAATACATTTCTAATATAAAGTTTTTTACATATGATATTAGTTCTAAATTTAGAAACTTAAATAAAAAACTTAAGCATGTTAATGGATCTTATTATGGTAAGATGGTAATAACAATATCTGAGATTGGTGAAGTAGAACTTTTTGATAATCAATCATTTAAATATAGAAAGTTTTATAATCTTGTTAATGATTTAAAAAATGGAATTAGCCCTTTAAAAAATATAGAGGAACAAAAAGGAACGTTTTTATCAAAGTTATTTAAATATAAATTATTTTAAAAACTTTTGGCAAGTATTTGCCAAAAGTTTTTTTTATAAAAAATGAATATTAATTTATTTAATTTTAAAAAATATTAAAGATTTTAATTATTAAGTTCAAATGAGTATGTACCAATACCATTATCGTATTTTAAATCTATGTAGTATATTTTTTCACTGTTAGGTTTAAGAGTAACTTCTTCTTTTGAAGAAGAACTTATATGTAAATATTCTTTACCATCTTCATCTACAACAGTTATATATGTTTTACCTGTTCTAAGTTTTAATGAAGATTTTAGAGTAGATTCTTTTGAAATTGTGAATTTATAGGATTCAGTGCCAGAAAACTTTGAAAAATCTTGTGTTATTTGGGAATTTGGTTCTATTTCACCAATTATTGTTCTTTTTGTTTTAGGAGCATTAGAACATGAAGTTAAGAAAAGAGTAAGTGTTACAATAAATGTCCCTAATATTAAGTGTCGTGATTTCATTATTGAACTCTCCTTTTAAGTACTTTGGATTTAGTATTGCACAAAAATAGGAAAAATTTCAAACAGTTTTACGATTTAACAATTATTTTAAGAATTTAGGAAAGGAAGGAATTAATTTGAATAATGGAGCTTTAAAAATTTTAAATTCAATATTTTTACTCTTGTTTGTGGTAAATTGCTTGGGATTTTCTAGTGCATATTCTAAAAATAAAGTAGTTAAACAATCGAGAGCATATGATTTGGAATTAAAGATTGATAATGTGAATTTCAATTCAGCTAAATTTAGTTGGGTATATCCGGAAGACATTGAATTTACATTTGGAGATTACATAAGTTTGATTTTGATTAATGAAGAGAATGGAAGTCAAGGAGAAACTCCTATATTTTCTGTCATTCATGGTAAAGATGAGGCAGATTTATCAGAGATTACAAGTTTTGAAATTAATTCACTAATACATTCAACAAAGTATCAGTTGAAATTAGAATTAAGCAAAATACAAGGGGATTATTATTCTGTTGAGGAAAGTTTTGAAACATCTGATTTTGAAATATTTGATATTCAAATAGAGGGAGCAGAGGAGGGAGTAGTTAGAAATAAGCTATTGAAGGTTAATTGGAAAACAAATCCTGAAACAGTAGATTTTGGAGAAAATGATAAGGTTGAGATATTTTTAAAGAAATTAAGTGACAATGATTTTTCGAAAAAGCCAATTTTTTCATCAGATAAAGATGTTAAGAGTGCAGAATTTTCTCTCCCTGTGTTTGAAGAAATGTATGATTTCAAAATAGCGTATCGCTTGAAAGGAAATGTAATTTATAGTGATTTCTTTTACTGTGATTTAAAAAGTGGGGGAGCAATTCCTGAAATGCAAGATATAAAATCTTCATCGGCTAAGCTTACTTTGAATTATCTGAATGAGGAAATGTTAACTGAAAATAGTAAAGTTAATATCTACATTAAAGAAGATAGGAATCTTGATTATAGTAAAGATCCGATTGTTTCATTTGATGGTAAGGAAGAGATTATTAAAAATAAAGAATATGTATTTAATAAACTTAAGTTTTCAACAAAATATTATGTTAAAGTTCAACTTGTTGTTGAAAGTTTTAATGAATTTGGAAAAGATATGCTAGCTATGGATGAGAATAGATGTGAGTTTGAAACGAAAAAATTTGATATAAAGGATTTAGTTTTTACTGATGGAAATGAAAATATCTCAAAGCTTAGTTGGAATTTTGATGGTGAGGATATTTCATTTTCTGAAGGAGATAATTTGAAA from Candidatus Arthromitus sp. SFB-mouse-Japan harbors:
- a CDS encoding spore coat protein S; the protein is MINQDIDILDLNEYNLSYDFLNSVIGIDVNECYPYKNGFFIIDQNGNNYLIFKILERDVEKYIQIFDVLQNINSINRSIQGMHFFMGNKYFIDKSTGHYYVVFNYPNGEYIKWLDFNINSIKDILINFYNGSQDILKDLYNFNLKEDVKLLTIGDEVKEIDEYLLNIQNIEIFILHKYNKDRFDDLFLENKTYMKDELIKIRKFFTSSKFKNYVSNHKNIRFINGNLSNKSFIFNNDRSYIINFYNASIDLFIKDIGILSEKAIFNINVDEFKTFIINFLSNFEGNINEHIEMLFNYIRLNNRMFKWFNTQYKNIHYSGRKVDLDSKISEIYMYKQNINDFINILSFT
- a CDS encoding DUF2815 family protein, with the translated sequence MDNLSTEVVTGKVRFNCVYLWEPRIINSNPEYSVCLLIPKSDERTLNDIRQAMKNAKEIGISILNYNMDLDLKMPLRDGDIERSDEVYEGCYFMYASSANKPLILDEFNNQINNKEDFYNGCYGYASINFYAFNTDKNKGIACRINNIVKIENGDLLDDKSTVKEDMISIEAIKLENLEGFMV
- the recJ gene encoding single-stranded-DNA-specific exonuclease RecJ, which produces MLERWILRNRNTLIEGIEKLEVSSKLLKILINRDFKNFDDMRSYMYPSEVLLNDPFELKDFQKVIDILISLIESGDKIRIVGDYDVDGIISVYILYTTFKNIGIDADFVIPDRVKDGYGINKKIVSEAKNDGVKVLITCDNGIAAIDVIKFAKENDLIVIVTDHHDIQIIHGEDGNCDRVLPDADAILNPKQDECAYKFKKLCGAGICFKLCSELYKKFGLEYKIDDLIEVTAIATICDVVDLEDENRFLAKKGIELLRSTNNIGLNAIIDINSISRENISSYEIGYIIGPCLNALGRLESGMKGLDLLLCDDNDKVYELASEIKDLNDRRKSMTLDGFIECLNIVMDEGYFNSDIIVVYNENIHESIAGIIAGRIKERFYKPTIVLTKGEEICKGSARSIEGINIFDLISENRDILETFGGHPMAAGLSIREENINLFRDRLNSSNRIDKEKYLNTVYIDIFCPIQDIDYDFVRDLDKLEPFGKSNPKPIIGDKRLRLYSIKRIGKNRNYISMKLISRDNKIFDFVYFGYADEFDKSFSNYYSRVDLEKLYSGRCNMNSQFFIDVLYEVKIDNYNFSETIKYFLLKYRF
- a CDS encoding sensor histidine kinase: MEIYELDKQIDIINSFNDIVLVTDLNNIIRSYNKRAYESFSFDKDFLRDKSIIDFISAFEVRIYDEFIDGKNFDLTSKMPRNILNYDMKTVVFKRVFKRKELFFKLGIYEHKLYGREIIGNIYILTDITDIYMAYNDLSKNNEAMRNYIVDMKGLIDIKHRLNKKKHNQFIHINNIINNLHEGIIVVDNMFSEIYCNDVYKNTFDFTAREFLSLKFLDNYKVESIGNNFIDIREFLKNIKCKNEKRTGQFLFKNIEYNIEKYFQITLNTIDYHENSKLKYHNIITFSDITQLKIQELLKDDFFNMVSHELRTPITLIKSSLQALENLCKNELTMGMKKYLSMMNKNSSRLLKLINNILDLSRAESGYMLPVMSYFDIVIITEDIVTSINLHANHKKNIKVIFEPNVEEEYLFFDKDMYEKILLNLLSNAIKFTPNNKMVYVNLIINSDNFVLKVRDQGIGIPKDKLDGVFDKFSQVNSVLSRGAEGSGIGLSIVKRFVDILKGKIVVNSDIGIGTEFILTFDRSIVDNNFDTIEEDILINDEIDVKVDIHFSDIYP
- a CDS encoding undecaprenyldiphospho-muramoylpentapeptide beta-N-acetylglucosaminyltransferase, which codes for MSKKIILTGGGTAGHVIPNIAIIPKLKEIGYDIVYIGSRTGIEKELIQAHKIKYYGISTGKLRRYFDMNNFKDPFRIVKGVFEAVKIMRDEKPDIVFSKGGFVAIPVILGAFINKIPIVSHESDITPGLANKIAMPFIKTICTTFPETERYIGSKKIELTGTPIRKELFLGSEIKGKEICKFKNNKPIILVMGGSQGSTFINNLIRKNLDRLLVKFNIIHICGKNNLDNSLDNKEGYIQNEYIKSELPHLFKISSLIISRAGSNSIYEILALRKPNILIPLSRRASRGDQILNAKSFFDRGFSEFIEEEDIKSFDELNNLINKVYDNREMYINNMNINSDNPIKNIINVIVKYSK
- a CDS encoding tetratricopeptide repeat protein gives rise to the protein MKKNNKKLKNYTDRKLINLRLLQIRLISRLNAPDLEYKLYNLQQLITILEEDEFYDHKLGKQYLEDIKNNNFNCIEQFKEDNSTIDLNFQSDFKELTYNLRKIIYDGNYEKAIELGNKIGEIYQKKDLIWFLIALCHDLNGDKEESVFYYKRSILLNESEVKYYYYLANVYIDIGDLENANKYISYALKLDCESRYILESHAYILLHNNQYDSAISIFKEFMSDTEQYKNVNRIISIIYFLKGINYSYKSKDGYLYNIDKNDTYNVIACIDKAMDFDSSDLYFKEHIDNARNSLKMCFDLKRIWILLITSLFYILNVPFIKVLVIIMLFVIFISSFKMVCVLERFKITNDGSKIDNFCDRINKVFYFKR